The proteins below come from a single Streptomyces sp. M92 genomic window:
- a CDS encoding MBL fold metallo-hydrolase, which yields MDTIALGDVTVTRVREYYGPVGMTPEAFVPDSPAQAWDTHRSWLVPDFLDAETRIVNTAIQTWVLRSEGRTILVDTGVGNHKDRPYAPVWSRLDTDFLGNLARAGVRPEDVDIVINTHLHIDHVGWNTYLDGRTWVPTFPNATYLMAKADFDYWNPANENKTLLGRGNQNVFEDSVAPVHEAGLTRLWEDSHRIDSNLRLDLAPGHTPGSSVLRLESGSDRALFVGDLIHSPIQIHEPDANSCFCEDPAEARATRHRLLGSAADSHALVFPAHLGGHGAAEVVRAGGQFAVKGWAPFSPYTEQV from the coding sequence GTGGACACCATCGCCCTGGGCGACGTCACCGTGACCCGAGTCCGGGAGTACTACGGCCCCGTCGGCATGACGCCCGAGGCGTTCGTCCCGGACAGCCCGGCCCAGGCCTGGGACACACACCGGTCCTGGCTGGTTCCGGACTTCCTGGACGCCGAGACCCGCATCGTCAACACCGCGATCCAGACCTGGGTCCTGCGCAGCGAGGGCAGAACCATCCTGGTCGACACCGGCGTCGGCAACCACAAGGACCGGCCGTACGCGCCGGTGTGGAGCCGCCTGGACACCGACTTCCTGGGCAACCTCGCCCGCGCCGGGGTGCGCCCCGAGGACGTCGACATCGTGATCAACACCCACCTGCACATCGACCACGTCGGCTGGAACACCTACCTCGACGGCCGGACCTGGGTACCGACGTTCCCCAACGCCACCTACCTCATGGCGAAGGCCGACTTCGACTACTGGAACCCCGCCAACGAGAACAAGACCCTGCTCGGCCGCGGCAATCAGAACGTCTTCGAGGACAGCGTCGCCCCCGTGCACGAGGCCGGCCTCACCCGGCTGTGGGAGGACAGCCACCGCATCGACTCCAACCTGCGCCTCGACCTCGCACCCGGCCACACCCCCGGCTCATCGGTGCTGCGGCTGGAGTCCGGCTCCGACCGCGCGCTGTTCGTCGGCGACCTGATACACAGCCCCATCCAGATCCACGAGCCCGACGCCAACAGTTGCTTCTGCGAGGACCCCGCCGAAGCCCGCGCCACCCGCCACAGGCTCCTGGGCTCGGCTGCCGACAGCCACGCCCTCGTCTTCCCCGCACACCTCGGCGGCCACGGTGCCGCCGAAGTCGTTCGTGCGGGCGGCCAGTTCGCTGTCAAGGGCTGGGCGCCCTTCTCCCCGTACACAGAGCAGGTCTGA
- a CDS encoding carboxylesterase/lipase family protein — MNQYPDPVVTTAQGPVRGLRRGRTLTFQNIPYAAPPRGADRFAPPRPHEPWHGVRDATVPGPTAPQAERRLGDIDMTPYFGTGWSRGEDYLTVNVFTPATGAHDLPVMVFVHGGGFVAGSTRATLYDGSAFARDGVVLVTLNYRLGIAGFLDLPGAPANRGLLDVVAALRWVRENVAAFGGDPHNVTLFGQSAGATVVGGVLATPEAAGLFRRAIVQSGSGLGAFTPEQAARVTKAAGDALGIEPLADAFARIPDERLVEAAGKLAGIDLRTGTHGDPLIGLSPFSLVLDTQPAVSVAAGGDADVDLLIGTNTEEGNLYLVPVGKYATSTAADVDETAARSHPDPARLVETYRASRPGASFAELRSAIMADALFGVGSRALADAHAVRPRCATYAYEFAWRSRALGGELGAAHGVELPFVFDLTDRGELSGLYALLGPDQAPADLATRVHKAWIRFARTGDPGWDPYDTGRRATMRIDTEWIQVDDPRGQERQAWT, encoded by the coding sequence ATGAACCAGTACCCCGACCCCGTCGTGACCACCGCGCAGGGCCCCGTTCGCGGCCTGCGCCGGGGTCGCACCCTCACCTTCCAGAACATTCCGTACGCCGCCCCGCCCCGCGGCGCCGACCGGTTCGCCCCACCGCGCCCGCACGAACCGTGGCACGGCGTACGGGACGCCACCGTGCCGGGACCCACCGCCCCGCAGGCGGAACGCAGGCTCGGCGACATCGACATGACCCCCTACTTCGGCACCGGCTGGAGCCGCGGCGAGGACTACCTCACCGTCAACGTCTTCACGCCCGCCACCGGGGCCCACGACCTGCCGGTCATGGTCTTCGTCCACGGTGGCGGCTTCGTCGCCGGATCGACGCGGGCCACCCTGTACGACGGCTCCGCCTTCGCCCGCGACGGAGTCGTCCTCGTCACCCTCAACTACCGGCTCGGCATAGCCGGGTTCCTCGACCTCCCCGGGGCGCCCGCCAACCGAGGCTTGCTCGACGTCGTCGCCGCACTGCGCTGGGTGCGGGAGAACGTCGCCGCCTTCGGCGGCGACCCGCACAACGTCACCCTCTTCGGCCAGTCGGCCGGGGCGACCGTCGTCGGTGGCGTCCTCGCCACCCCCGAGGCCGCCGGGCTGTTCCGCCGCGCGATCGTGCAGAGCGGCAGCGGCCTGGGCGCGTTCACGCCCGAGCAGGCCGCCCGCGTCACCAAGGCCGCGGGTGATGCCCTGGGCATCGAGCCCTTGGCCGACGCATTCGCCCGCATCCCCGACGAGCGGCTCGTCGAGGCGGCCGGCAAGCTCGCGGGCATCGATCTGCGGACCGGAACCCACGGCGATCCGCTGATCGGCCTCAGCCCCTTCAGCCTGGTCCTGGACACCCAGCCCGCCGTATCCGTCGCCGCCGGCGGCGACGCCGACGTCGACCTGCTCATCGGCACCAACACCGAAGAGGGGAATCTCTACCTCGTCCCGGTGGGCAAGTACGCCACCTCGACCGCCGCCGACGTCGACGAGACCGCCGCGCGCTCGCACCCCGACCCCGCGCGGCTCGTCGAGACCTACCGCGCCTCACGCCCTGGGGCGTCCTTCGCCGAACTGCGCTCCGCCATCATGGCCGACGCCCTGTTCGGAGTGGGCAGCCGCGCTCTGGCCGACGCCCATGCCGTCCGTCCGCGGTGCGCCACCTACGCCTACGAGTTCGCCTGGCGCTCGCGCGCCCTGGGCGGAGAACTCGGCGCCGCCCACGGGGTCGAACTGCCCTTCGTCTTCGACCTCACCGACCGGGGCGAACTCAGCGGCCTCTACGCCCTGCTCGGCCCCGACCAGGCCCCCGCTGACCTCGCCACCCGCGTCCACAAGGCCTGGATCCGGTTCGCCCGGACCGGCGACCCCGGCTGGGATCCGTACGACACCGGCCGCCGCGCCACCATGCGCATCGACACCGAGTGGATCCAGGTCGACGACCCCCGCGGCCAGGAACGACAGGCCTGGACCTGA
- a CDS encoding RidA family protein — protein MPDVVMLRARRPSASPFPARTTVHMRLPPGLLVEIDDLAVLDG, from the coding sequence GTGCCGGACGTCGTGATGCTGCGTGCGCGGCGACCGTCGGCGAGCCCCTTCCCCGCCCGCACCACCGTCCACATGCGGCTTCCGCCGGGACTGCTCGTCGAGATCGACGACTTGGCCGTGCTGGACGGCTGA
- a CDS encoding MmyB family transcriptional regulator, with the protein MSHASQASGVTGSAAAALITDFAQLPTHERNTVRLAIRLAGTPCSAPVGAEGHFARQSAAHLRAAGARHPADRALGELVNEYAAHDPDFVAGWRSHDVHPRSTLRKRLHHPPLGELELDRQTLLMPGTSLRLVLYTADPGSPSATALAKPGPPDATS; encoded by the coding sequence GTGTCCCATGCCAGTCAGGCGTCAGGTGTCACCGGCTCTGCGGCGGCCGCGTTGATCACCGACTTCGCGCAGTTGCCCACCCACGAGCGCAACACTGTGCGTCTCGCCATCCGGCTGGCCGGCACCCCCTGCTCGGCACCCGTCGGCGCGGAAGGCCACTTCGCCCGGCAGTCCGCCGCCCACCTGCGCGCGGCCGGCGCCCGTCACCCGGCGGACCGTGCGCTGGGCGAGCTGGTCAACGAGTACGCCGCGCACGACCCGGACTTCGTCGCCGGTTGGCGCAGCCATGACGTGCACCCCCGGTCGACGCTGCGTAAACGCCTGCATCATCCCCCACTCGGCGAGCTGGAACTGGACCGTCAAACCCTGCTCATGCCCGGCACCAGCCTGCGGCTGGTGCTCTACACCGCAGATCCCGGCAGCCCGAGCGCCACCGCACTGGCCAAGCCGGGCCCTCCCGACGCGACATCGTGA
- a CDS encoding cation:proton antiporter, which yields MVLVAVFGAALLIAVLLSGLAARTVLSTSFLFLVGGALVSDGFFGLIHISPDSDIVAVTADLALFAVLFTDGMHVSFPKLRKNWKNPARALGLGMPLAFVGMALITHYLVGLDWTTSFLVGAVLAPTDPVFASAIVGRKEVPAKLRQLLNVESGINDGLALPLVLVLIAAAGPTSGHAESALGKIALELVLGLAFGVVLPLLVNGLVRFRLLGAEPKLQPLLPLATGIILYAACHLTHANPYLAAFSAGAVLTAVSPEAKTAFEPLGEALAELAKFAALLVFGALLTPQLFADLSWPGYVVVILAILLVRPASMLISLVGTQFDRREKLVAAWFGPKGFASVVYGLLVLQAGIPQGDQAYTLIAVCIAFSIIAHSSTDVPIARLFDVEDLAGIPEPATSVQKRDPSQEEGRARQS from the coding sequence GTGGTACTCGTCGCGGTCTTCGGCGCCGCATTGCTCATCGCGGTTCTTCTCTCCGGACTCGCGGCCCGGACCGTACTGTCCACCTCCTTCCTGTTCCTGGTCGGCGGCGCGCTCGTCAGCGACGGCTTCTTCGGCCTGATCCACATCTCACCGGACAGCGACATCGTCGCGGTCACCGCCGACCTGGCGCTGTTCGCGGTGCTGTTCACCGACGGCATGCACGTGTCCTTCCCGAAGCTTCGGAAGAACTGGAAGAACCCGGCCCGCGCCCTCGGCCTCGGCATGCCGCTCGCCTTCGTCGGCATGGCACTGATCACCCACTACCTGGTCGGGTTGGACTGGACGACTTCCTTCCTCGTGGGCGCCGTTCTGGCGCCCACGGACCCGGTATTCGCCTCGGCGATCGTGGGCCGCAAGGAAGTGCCGGCCAAACTGCGGCAGTTGCTGAACGTGGAGAGCGGCATCAACGACGGGCTCGCCCTGCCATTGGTGCTCGTCCTCATCGCAGCCGCCGGCCCGACCAGTGGCCACGCGGAGTCCGCTCTCGGAAAGATCGCCCTCGAGCTCGTGCTGGGGCTCGCTTTCGGCGTAGTGCTGCCCCTGTTGGTGAACGGGCTCGTACGGTTCCGGCTGCTGGGGGCGGAGCCCAAACTGCAGCCACTGCTGCCGCTGGCCACCGGCATCATCCTGTACGCCGCCTGCCACCTGACCCACGCCAACCCCTACCTGGCCGCCTTCTCCGCAGGTGCCGTTCTCACCGCCGTGTCCCCGGAGGCGAAGACGGCCTTCGAACCGCTGGGCGAAGCGCTCGCAGAGCTGGCCAAGTTCGCCGCACTGCTCGTTTTCGGTGCCCTGTTGACGCCCCAGCTCTTCGCCGACCTGTCCTGGCCCGGGTACGTGGTGGTGATTCTGGCGATCCTGCTGGTGCGGCCCGCCTCGATGCTGATCTCGCTCGTCGGCACGCAATTCGACCGACGGGAGAAGCTGGTGGCCGCGTGGTTCGGCCCCAAGGGTTTCGCGTCCGTGGTCTACGGGCTTCTCGTGCTTCAGGCCGGTATCCCGCAGGGGGACCAGGCGTACACGCTCATCGCCGTCTGCATCGCCTTCTCGATCATCGCTCACAGCAGCACCGACGTGCCCATTGCACGGCTCTTCGATGTCGAGGACCTGGCCGGCATCCCCGAGCCGGCGACCAGCGTGCAGAAGCGAGACCCGAGCCAGGAAGAGGGCCGTGCCCGCCAGTCGTGA
- a CDS encoding DUF4396 domain-containing protein: protein MERYVQPADWIEAVAWFSLAVAFASALVILADIVLGGHRQKMWIMNLVYPVTALYWGPVALWFYFTRGRRTSRPVVEEEGMPDSDKLPQWNVQSKAISHCGAGCTLGDIGAEWLVYAASLTLAGKALYADFALDFAFAWTLGILFQYFTIVPMRNIGRLKGVWAAVKADTLSIIAFQIGLFLGMWLYQEVIFSPGLLKTSAAYWMLMQLSMILGFFTAWPVNAWLVRIGWKEKM, encoded by the coding sequence ATGGAGCGGTACGTACAGCCGGCCGACTGGATCGAGGCGGTGGCCTGGTTCAGTCTCGCCGTGGCCTTCGCCAGTGCGCTCGTCATCCTGGCCGACATCGTTCTCGGCGGCCACCGCCAGAAGATGTGGATCATGAATCTGGTGTATCCGGTCACCGCCCTGTACTGGGGGCCGGTCGCCCTGTGGTTCTACTTCACGCGCGGTCGGCGTACCTCGAGGCCGGTGGTCGAGGAGGAGGGCATGCCCGACTCCGACAAGCTGCCCCAGTGGAACGTGCAGTCGAAGGCCATCAGCCACTGCGGTGCAGGATGCACTCTCGGCGACATCGGGGCCGAGTGGCTCGTGTACGCGGCCTCACTCACGCTCGCCGGCAAGGCCCTCTACGCCGACTTCGCCCTGGACTTCGCCTTCGCCTGGACCCTGGGCATTCTCTTCCAATACTTCACCATCGTCCCCATGCGCAACATCGGTCGGCTCAAGGGCGTCTGGGCAGCCGTGAAGGCTGACACCCTGTCCATCATTGCGTTTCAGATCGGCCTCTTCCTCGGCATGTGGCTGTATCAGGAGGTCATCTTCTCGCCCGGCCTGCTGAAGACCAGTGCTGCCTACTGGATGCTGATGCAACTGTCCATGATCCTCGGCTTCTTCACGGCGTGGCCGGTCAATGCCTGGCTCGTGCGGATCGGCTGGAAGGAGAAGATGTGA
- a CDS encoding MarR family winged helix-turn-helix transcriptional regulator produces the protein MMERESREGTMEDVDAVTREVLTASRLLVAVSARSLSAVEDRATLPQFRMLVVLSTLGATKLVALADLLRVAPSTAMRMVDRLVAAGLVDRQVNPDNRRETLLRLTAEGHRTVEEVTARRRTEIAVIVERLSPERRRALIDALAAFNEAGAEPSAPAGDTRPSPLGWE, from the coding sequence ATGATGGAGCGCGAGTCCCGCGAGGGGACCATGGAGGATGTCGATGCCGTCACGCGGGAGGTTCTGACCGCCTCCCGTCTGCTGGTGGCGGTCTCCGCCCGTTCCCTGTCCGCCGTCGAGGACCGGGCCACGCTGCCGCAGTTCCGGATGCTGGTCGTCCTGTCCACCCTGGGCGCCACCAAACTCGTCGCTCTCGCCGACCTCCTCCGCGTCGCCCCCTCGACGGCCATGCGCATGGTGGACCGGCTCGTCGCCGCCGGGCTGGTGGACCGCCAGGTCAATCCCGACAACCGGCGGGAGACCCTGCTGCGGCTCACGGCGGAGGGACACCGTACGGTCGAGGAGGTCACCGCCCGGCGGCGCACGGAGATCGCCGTCATCGTCGAACGTCTGAGCCCGGAGAGGCGGCGGGCGCTCATCGACGCCCTGGCCGCCTTCAACGAGGCGGGCGCGGAGCCCTCCGCCCCGGCCGGGGACACCCGGCCGTCCCCTCTCGGCTGGGAATGA
- a CDS encoding nitroreductase family deazaflavin-dependent oxidoreductase, giving the protein MTPDEADPARPRVPAGWRRLAARAPILLFRAGLGPLLGRRFLLLHHVGRVSGSDRRVVLEVVEYKAPYRCWTVASGFGPRSDWYRNLRAQPKTVVQFGNRHHAVTARFLTSDEGADIMTGYGRRHPRTARRLCAYLGLPADGSESALREAGRTIPFVRLEADTCPPDEPRRAGHDTPTPRK; this is encoded by the coding sequence ATGACACCTGACGAAGCGGACCCCGCCAGACCACGCGTCCCCGCCGGCTGGCGCCGGCTGGCCGCTCGCGCGCCCATCCTCCTGTTCAGGGCCGGCCTGGGGCCGCTACTCGGCAGACGGTTCCTGCTGTTGCACCATGTGGGCCGGGTCAGCGGAAGCGACCGCCGGGTGGTTCTCGAAGTCGTGGAGTACAAGGCGCCGTATCGCTGCTGGACGGTCGCTTCCGGTTTCGGTCCGCGCTCCGACTGGTATCGCAACCTGCGTGCCCAGCCGAAGACGGTCGTACAGTTCGGCAACCGCCACCACGCCGTCACCGCCCGTTTCCTCACTTCGGACGAAGGCGCCGACATCATGACGGGCTACGGCCGGCGCCACCCCCGCACCGCTCGTCGCCTGTGCGCATACCTGGGACTGCCCGCCGACGGCTCCGAGTCGGCCCTGCGCGAGGCCGGGCGCACGATCCCCTTCGTCCGCCTCGAGGCAGACACCTGTCCACCGGACGAGCCGCGCCGTGCCGGCCATGACACACCGACTCCCCGGAAGTGA
- a CDS encoding RICIN domain-containing protein yields the protein MVTAALGLAAFLGVPAAASAATTTDVPETLRISDGPYAGFQLCGRQPQPTFSTANTFGPLFAASVKGLDPQPDLGGTLELARLGEQPFQTIAVSTGPLGHGWDVQFPTSTFTPGDYRWRIRAEGPHGPSAWSAWCTFSVTGPTAAPTRFTYSPDGGAHCLDVSGAAKENATPVQLWDCNGSLGQIWETTPEGTLTNPNSGKCLDVADGATANGSKVQIYTCNGTGAQQWRYGQLAPTAFTNPPSGKCLDVPYADFANAIRVQIHECNGTGAQSWQQFIPA from the coding sequence ATGGTCACGGCGGCTCTGGGCCTGGCCGCCTTCCTTGGCGTTCCTGCAGCCGCGTCGGCGGCCACGACGACCGACGTGCCCGAGACGTTGCGGATCTCCGACGGCCCCTACGCGGGCTTCCAGCTCTGCGGCCGTCAGCCGCAGCCGACGTTCAGCACGGCCAATACTTTCGGACCACTGTTCGCGGCCTCGGTCAAGGGCTTGGACCCCCAGCCCGACCTGGGCGGGACGCTGGAACTCGCGCGCCTGGGCGAACAGCCTTTCCAGACCATCGCGGTCAGTACGGGACCGCTCGGCCACGGGTGGGACGTCCAGTTCCCCACCAGCACCTTCACCCCAGGTGACTACCGGTGGCGGATTCGCGCCGAGGGCCCGCACGGCCCATCCGCCTGGTCCGCGTGGTGCACGTTCTCCGTGACCGGCCCGACGGCCGCCCCCACGCGCTTCACCTACAGCCCTGATGGCGGCGCACACTGCTTGGACGTGAGCGGCGCCGCCAAGGAGAACGCCACGCCGGTGCAGTTGTGGGACTGCAACGGCTCCCTGGGACAGATCTGGGAGACCACACCCGAGGGCACCTTGACGAATCCGAACTCCGGCAAGTGCTTGGACGTGGCCGACGGGGCGACCGCCAACGGCTCCAAGGTGCAGATCTACACGTGCAACGGCACTGGCGCCCAGCAGTGGCGCTACGGCCAGCTAGCCCCGACCGCTTTCACCAACCCGCCGTCCGGCAAGTGCCTGGACGTGCCCTATGCGGACTTCGCCAATGCGATACGGGTCCAGATTCACGAATGCAACGGCACCGGCGCCCAGTCCTGGCAGCAGTTCATCCCCGCCTGA
- a CDS encoding VOC family protein codes for MAIQRMDNVGIVVEDLDAAVAFFVELGMELEGRAEVGGPVADQCTGLDGVRCDIAMLRTPDRHSRLELAKYRSPAAISAAPRNQPHNVLGTHRVMFAVDDIENTVARLHAYGAELVGELAQYEDSYRLCYVRGPEGIIVGLAEQLG; via the coding sequence ATGGCGATTCAGCGGATGGACAACGTCGGCATCGTGGTCGAGGACCTGGATGCCGCCGTCGCGTTCTTCGTGGAACTCGGTATGGAGCTGGAGGGCCGGGCGGAAGTCGGGGGCCCGGTCGCTGACCAGTGCACCGGACTGGACGGCGTCCGCTGCGACATCGCGATGCTCCGGACCCCTGACAGGCACAGCCGACTCGAGCTGGCGAAGTACCGCAGCCCCGCGGCGATCAGCGCCGCGCCGCGCAATCAGCCGCACAACGTCCTGGGTACGCACCGCGTCATGTTCGCCGTCGACGACATCGAGAACACGGTTGCCCGCCTGCACGCCTACGGCGCGGAACTCGTCGGCGAGCTGGCGCAGTACGAGGACAGCTATCGACTCTGCTACGTCCGCGGGCCGGAGGGCATCATCGTCGGACTGGCCGAGCAGCTCGGCTGA
- a CDS encoding NAD(P)/FAD-dependent oxidoreductase, with protein sequence MKHRIVVLGAGYAGAFAAGNLARRLSPADTEITVVNAVPDFVERMRLHQLAIGQDLAWRKLADVFAGTGVRLRLARVTGVDPERRTVAVTGEDGDDELAYDTLLYALGSSVAPHGVPGVAEYAFDVTGLSSALRLRERLAGLGEGGTVLVVGEGLTGIETATEFAESRPDLSVALAARDELGTWLSPKARRHLRQAFDRLGVTVHEHTAVEAVEPTRVIAADGSSLPADVTVWTAGFAVHPIAAASGLEVAESGQIVVDRTMRSVSHPDVYAAGDCAYAIGDNGRPLPMSCASAGLTNMQATAAIIARLTGGEVPNTGMKYYGNHISLGRRDAIFQMVDGDARSKTWYLGGRTAARLKSGVLRGAGWGIAHPTFGMPKRKRRLATAPDRAGARVAA encoded by the coding sequence ATGAAGCACCGCATCGTCGTACTGGGCGCCGGATACGCCGGGGCCTTCGCCGCCGGAAACCTGGCCCGCCGGCTGTCCCCCGCCGACACCGAGATCACCGTCGTCAACGCCGTTCCGGACTTCGTTGAGCGGATGCGGCTCCACCAGCTCGCGATCGGTCAGGACCTCGCATGGCGCAAGCTCGCCGACGTCTTCGCGGGCACCGGGGTCCGGCTCCGCCTGGCGCGCGTCACCGGCGTCGACCCCGAGCGCAGGACCGTCGCCGTGACCGGCGAGGACGGCGACGACGAGCTGGCGTACGACACACTTCTCTACGCGCTCGGCAGCTCCGTGGCCCCCCATGGGGTCCCCGGCGTGGCCGAGTACGCCTTCGATGTGACCGGCCTGTCCTCGGCGCTGCGACTGCGCGAGCGCCTGGCCGGCCTGGGCGAGGGCGGCACCGTGCTGGTCGTCGGTGAGGGACTGACCGGTATCGAGACCGCCACCGAGTTCGCCGAGTCGCGGCCCGACCTCTCGGTCGCCCTCGCCGCCCGCGACGAGCTGGGCACCTGGCTCTCCCCGAAGGCCCGCCGCCACCTGCGCCAGGCCTTCGACCGGCTCGGCGTCACGGTCCACGAGCACACCGCCGTCGAAGCCGTCGAGCCGACGCGGGTGATCGCGGCGGACGGTTCGTCCCTCCCGGCCGACGTGACCGTGTGGACGGCCGGGTTCGCCGTGCACCCCATCGCGGCGGCCAGCGGCCTGGAGGTCGCCGAAAGCGGCCAGATCGTCGTCGATCGCACCATGCGCTCGGTCTCGCACCCGGACGTCTACGCCGCCGGTGACTGCGCCTACGCGATAGGGGACAACGGCCGGCCGTTGCCGATGTCCTGCGCCTCGGCCGGCCTCACCAACATGCAGGCGACCGCCGCGATCATCGCGCGCCTGACGGGCGGCGAAGTACCGAACACCGGCATGAAGTACTACGGCAACCACATCAGCCTCGGACGGCGGGACGCGATCTTCCAGATGGTGGACGGGGACGCCCGGTCGAAGACCTGGTACCTGGGCGGCCGGACCGCCGCGCGGCTCAAGTCGGGCGTGCTCAGGGGGGCCGGGTGGGGTATCGCCCACCCGACCTTCGGCATGCCGAAGCGCAAGCGCCGCCTGGCCACCGCACCTGACCGTGCCGGTGCGAGGGTCGCCGCATAA
- a CDS encoding sigma-70 family RNA polymerase sigma factor has protein sequence MDSAAIDRFEASRGRLASLAYRLLGSAADAEDTVQDAFLRWQGADRERIEVPEAWLTKVVTNLCLDRLRSAQTRHERAAGDWLPELLLEGDPMLGPADTFEQRESVSLAVLTLMERLSPVERAAYVLREAFSYPHAEIAEILDITESASQQHVHRARRRVTAERRGGHEVDPASARRIVEEFLAAATSGRTERLVAMLTADATAVSDGAGLARRLLRYTTRERVASFVRAGFKATPAKRRLAGGSPTMHFALVNGSPAVLAVVGDRVVGAVAFEIGDGKIASLRGIAAAERLARLNEAWRHHEPGVPVISAW, from the coding sequence ATGGACAGCGCAGCCATCGATCGGTTCGAGGCCAGCCGGGGCCGGCTGGCCTCGCTCGCGTACCGTCTGCTCGGCTCGGCCGCCGACGCCGAGGACACGGTGCAGGACGCGTTCCTGCGCTGGCAAGGCGCAGACCGTGAACGCATCGAGGTACCGGAGGCGTGGCTGACCAAGGTCGTCACCAACCTCTGCCTCGACCGGCTCCGTTCGGCACAGACGCGCCACGAGCGCGCTGCCGGAGACTGGCTGCCCGAGCTACTTCTGGAGGGCGACCCGATGCTCGGCCCCGCCGACACCTTCGAGCAGCGCGAATCGGTGTCCTTGGCCGTCCTGACCCTCATGGAGCGCCTCTCGCCGGTCGAGCGGGCCGCCTACGTCCTGCGCGAGGCCTTCTCGTACCCCCACGCCGAGATCGCCGAGATCCTCGACATCACCGAGTCCGCGAGCCAGCAGCACGTCCACCGGGCCCGACGGCGGGTCACCGCCGAGCGCCGGGGCGGCCACGAGGTGGACCCCGCGTCCGCGCGCCGGATCGTCGAGGAGTTCCTCGCCGCGGCCACGTCGGGGCGTACCGAACGGCTGGTGGCGATGCTCACCGCCGACGCGACCGCGGTCTCGGACGGTGCCGGACTGGCCAGGCGGCTGCTGCGGTACACGACGCGCGAGCGTGTCGCCTCGTTCGTACGGGCCGGGTTCAAGGCCACTCCGGCGAAGCGGCGGCTGGCCGGCGGCTCCCCCACGATGCACTTCGCGCTGGTCAACGGCTCTCCGGCCGTCTTGGCCGTGGTCGGCGACCGGGTCGTGGGCGCCGTGGCCTTCGAGATCGGTGACGGCAAGATCGCGTCGCTGCGCGGCATCGCCGCCGCGGAGCGGCTCGCGCGCCTCAATGAGGCCTGGCGGCACCACGAACCCGGTGTGCCGGTCATCAGCGCATGGTGA
- a CDS encoding DUF6411 family protein has protein sequence MMIVGIVAVCVVLALLAFLLPRLSRHPQRGAQRSLGFGSRAGGKAPGILGRALSKPFRSSSRAVGRSGSAGRRARGRMPF, from the coding sequence ATGATGATCGTCGGGATCGTCGCAGTGTGTGTCGTCCTCGCTCTTCTGGCCTTCCTCTTGCCGCGTCTGTCCCGCCATCCGCAACGCGGTGCTCAACGCTCACTCGGTTTCGGGTCACGGGCCGGCGGGAAGGCCCCCGGCATCCTTGGACGAGCGCTCAGCAAGCCGTTTCGCAGCAGCTCCAGGGCTGTCGGCCGCAGCGGGTCGGCCGGCCGGCGAGCCCGTGGCCGCATGCCTTTCTGA
- a CDS encoding STAS domain-containing protein → MTTSPDEDPTAASPSVTGPHTVRLALDGDLDYDTCGELLRRVRLALDERADVEDLRLDCRELGVVDSMGLSTLLQIHRSACRDGIGFHLDNIGPALKRLLELTGTYDYLVSPQRTAAPADE, encoded by the coding sequence GTGACCACCTCACCGGACGAAGACCCCACTGCCGCTTCGCCCTCCGTCACCGGTCCGCACACCGTGCGCCTGGCCCTCGACGGCGACCTGGATTACGACACCTGCGGTGAACTGCTCCGCCGGGTGCGGCTGGCCCTTGACGAGCGTGCGGACGTCGAGGATCTCCGACTGGACTGCAGGGAGCTGGGAGTGGTGGATTCCATGGGTTTGTCGACGCTCCTGCAGATCCACCGTTCCGCCTGCCGGGACGGCATCGGCTTCCACTTGGACAACATAGGCCCGGCACTCAAGCGACTGCTCGAACTCACGGGTACCTACGACTATTTGGTCAGCCCCCAGCGCACGGCGGCTCCCGCCGACGAATGA